Proteins from a genomic interval of Drosophila melanogaster chromosome 2R:
- the RpL29 gene encoding ribosomal protein L29, isoform B produces MAKSKNHTNHNQNKKAHRNGIKRPLRKRHESTLGMDVKFLINQRYARKGNLSREESVKRYNERIASQKGKPKPVTL; encoded by the exons ATGGCCAAGTCCAAGAACCACACAAATCACAACCAGAACAAGAAGGCCCATCGTAATGGCATCAAGCGCCCGCTGCGCAAACGCCACGAGTCCACTCTGGGT ATGGATGTGAAATTTCTGATCAACCAGCGCTACGCACGCAAGGGAAACCTTTCCCGCGAGGAGTCCGTGAAGCGCTACAACGAGCGCATCGCTTCCCAGAAGGGCAAGCCAAAGCCTGTTACTCTGTAG
- the CG30392 gene encoding uncharacterized protein, isoform A, translated as MSKTSLATQTNGTAENGNCFDILKVSNLFETSLLDEDDVQLDAYLAAYEEIMKFFQLMGSVFSFVSSDVRSKIDILYALRAKDAEEQEHFNTFRTMLDYEKEAQLLTQKGYVSGSRTLLRLHRGLDFVYEFLNRIQAIPDDQKTVDVCKEAYDDTLGKHHSFLIRKGARLAMYAMPTRGDLLKKVCSDVEAAKENLPSMLKHMRTNYDRTEDLYTLYDLHSLP; from the exons ATGAGTAAAACGAGCTTAGCGACGCAGACCAATGGCACGGCGGAAAATGGAAACTGTTTTGATATCCTCAAAGTGTCTAATTTGTTCGAAACCAGCCTTCTGGACGAGGATGACGTACAATTAGACGCATACTTGGCAGCCTACGAGGAAATAATGAA GTTCTTCCAGCTCATGGGCAGTGTCTTCAGTTTTGTCAGCAGCGATGTGCGCAGTAAAATAGATATCTTATACGCCCTGAGAGCCAAGGACGCGGAGGAGCAGGAACACTTTAATACCTTCAGAACCATGCTGGATTACGAGAAGGAGGCCCAGTTGCTTACTCAGAAGGGTTACGTGTCTGGCAGTCGAACGCTGCTACGTCTTCATCGCGGTCTTG ACTTTGTCTACGAGTTTCTCAATCGGATCCAGGCGATACCCGACGACCAAAAGACTGTGGACGTGTGCAAGGAGGCCTACGATGACACCCTGGGCAAGCATCACTCATTCCTCATCCGCAAAGGAGCGCGCCTGGCTATGTACGCGATGCCCACTAGGGGAGATCTTCTCAAGAAAGTGTGCTCCGATGTCGAGGCGGCCAAAGAGAACCTGCCTTCCATGCTGAAGCATATGAGAACCAACTACGATCGCACAGAAGACCTCTACACGCTATACGATCTACACAGCCTGCCTTAG
- the Sgf29 gene encoding SAGA-associated factor 29kDa, isoform B has translation MPLTAESAAQQIQDRLKDIQQNIHNVDEERRRAENSIASLVRSLHATNQKVKPLLKASLTEAAQEEATIRAALAKIHEIRSIRNERRIQARNAGNKEAIRRGALMKMVQLSAQTLPLFVGKLGERAPALCGAIPAEGNYVAKVGDNVAALAKGIDEEENWILAEVVQFLHRQNKYDVIDIDEEQKDRHVLSKRKVIPLPLMRANPETDGHALFPKDTVVMALYPQTTCFYKAIVHRLPQTATEDYEVLFEDSSYTNGYAEPLPVAQRYVIAYRPTKKGAGSGSGNLSSA, from the exons ATGCCACTGACTGCGGAGAGTGCCGCCCAACAGATTCAG GATCGCCTGAAGGACATTCAACAAAACATTCACAATGTGGACGAGGAGCGTCGTCGTGCGGAAAACTCCATTGCTAGTCTGGTGCGATCTCTGCACGCCACCAATCAGAAGGTTAAGCCCCTGCTCAAGGCCAGTTTAACGGAGGCTGCGCAGGAGGAGGCCACAATCCGAGCCGCACTGGCGAAAATCCACGAGATTCGAAGCATTCGCAATGAGAGGCGCATCCAAG CTCGCAACGCTGGAAATAAGGAGGCCATTCGACGGGGCGCCCTTATGAAAATGGTGCAGCTCTCAGCGCAAACGTTGCCGTTATTCGTTGGCAAACTAGGAGAACGAGCACCAGCTCTATGTGGAGCCATTCCCGCCGAGGGGAACTATGTGGCCAAG GTTGGCGACAATGTTGCCGCATTAGCTAAGGGAATTGATGAGGAGGAGAACTGGATCCTGGCGGAAGTGGTGCAGTTCCTTCACCGTCAAAACAAATACGACGTAATTGACATTGACGAGGAGCAAAAGGATCGCCATGTGCTGAGCAAGCGAAAGGTCATCCCACTGCCTCTAATGCGTGCAAATCCTGAGACCGATGGTCACGCCCTCTTCCCCAAGGACACAGTGGTAATGGCGCTATATCCACAGACCACCTGTTTCTACAAGGCCATTGTCCATCGCCTGCCGCAAACCGCCACCGAGGATTACGAGGTGCTATTCGAGGATTCATCGTACACGAATGGCTATGCCGAACCCTTGCCGGTCGCACAGCGCTATGTGATTGCATATCGTCCAACGAAAAAGGGGGCTGGCAGTGGCAGCGGGAATCTATCATCagcataa
- the CG9752 gene encoding uncharacterized protein: protein MSSSKLSPRESGAYIVENAKHVRILPAGIEKLTQEIVKGLIEKRIAVENFSQHELHPNPNQPEDYSKAADWVFVLDTLNFCFWTPNNYTKYKVDGYTGYFALCAAIKRAIKEGVDVINPKFYSQIDLKTVENIFRSDDGETVIPLLQKRLESLHEVGKVLIDKYDGSFENVIKKAEKSAVRLLDLVVEEFPCFRDEAEFAGKRVSILKRAQILVGDVWSCYRGQGLGFFNDIDQITMFADYRIPQVLVHFGSLEYTSELMEFLKTDTILENGDPREVEIRGASIYIIEQVRDAVVKILKEQHPEISLDNVNSIVIDQYLWDYRRRHNADLEHIPFHKVLSIYY from the exons atgtCCAGCAGCAAACTAAGTCCCCGGGAATCTGGAGCCTATATCGTAGAAAATGCCAAGCATGTTCGTATTCTGCCTGCAGGCATTGAGAAACTGACCCAGGAAATCGTAAAAGGCCTAATAGAAAAACGCATTGCTGTGGAAAACTTCTCGCAGCACGAATTACATCCCAATCCAAATCAGCCGGAGGATTATTCCAAAGCAGCCGACTGGGTCTTTGTGTTGGACACCCtgaacttttgcttttggacCCCCA ATAACTACACCAAATATAAGGTCGATGGCTATACCGGCTACTTTGCGCTGTGTGCTGCGATTAAGAGAGCCATCAAGGAAGGCGTGGATGTGATCAATCCCAAGTTCTATTCCCAGATTGATCTGAAAACCGTGGAGAACATTTTCCGCTCTGACGATGGCGAGACAGTGATTCCGCTGCTCCAAAAGCGTCTGGAATCGCTCCATGAAGTGGGAAAAGTTCTGATCGACAAGTACGACGGCAGTTTTGAGAATGTTATCAAGAAGGCGGAGAAATCGGCAGTTCGCTTGCTGGATCTCGTTGTGGAGGAGTTTCCCTGTTTTCGCGATGAGGCTGAGTTTGCTGGAAAGCGAGTTTCCATCCTAAAACGAGCGCAAATCCTAGTGGGCGATGTGTGGTCCTGCTACAGAGGTCAGGGACTTGGGTTCTTTAATGACATCGATCAGATAACCATGTTCGCTGACTACCGAATTCCCCAGGTGCTAGTGCACTTCGGCAGTTTGGAGTACACCAGTGAGCTAATGGAGTTCCTAAAGACGGATACTATTCTGGAGAACGGCGATCCCCGAGAGGTGGAGATACGCGGCGCATCTATATACATCATCGAACAAGTTAGGGATGCTGTGGTGAAGATACTCAAGGAGCAGCACCCCGAAATCTCACTGGACAACGTCAACTCCATTGTGATCGACCAATATCTGTGGGACTACCGGCGTCGGCACAATGCCGACCTGGAGCACATTCCCTTCCACAAGGTGCTGAGCATCTACTACTAA